The following DNA comes from Candidatus Nitrosotalea okcheonensis.
CAGAATAGCGGATATGTACGAAGAAATCTTCAAGGGGTATGAGGGAGAATCAGAATTATCCGTAAAATTTTCTGAGGACTCTGATATTGTAATTGCAAAAGATATCCAGTTTTATTCCATGTGTGAACATCACATGCTGCCATTTTATGGAAAAGTAAGTGTTGCATATGCACCAGATGGTAAGGTATTTGGAATATCCAAGTTGGTTCGACTTGTGGAAAAATATTCTACTCGATTACAAATACAGGAACGAATTACAAAGAATATAGCTGACGAACTATACTCTGAAGGAGTCAAAGGCGTAGTTGTCATTGCAGAAGGCGAACATCTTTGTATGAAAATGCGAGGAGTACGAAATGATGCTATAGTAACAACAATAGCATCAAGAGGAATTTATGATAAAAAAGAATCAAGATCAGATGTTCTGAATCTGATATATAATGGAAAATCCAAACCAAATATTGGTTAATCTAAAAAATTAAATAATAACAGTTAATCCAGAACTACTGTGGGAACACACAATAACATACACGTTCCAAAAGAATCATGGCCGGCCTTTATGTGGTATGCCATAGAATTCTTTATTGCACTGGGCGCTGGGTTGGGAATATCTCTTAATTCGATGGATTTCTTTAAAAAAATTGGCTTTGATGATTCCATGACAGTGTGGGCCTTTTGGGGAATTGTCGGTGTAGTGTTTCTTGCCTATTATCTAATTATAAGACCAATTATACTAAAAAAGCCAATTTTATCAAAAATCTGAATATCTAGTCTTGTCCAAAATTTTGGATTTAATAAAAGCCAATTTTCTGTTATTGCATGATTCGCATTTTCCACAATGGATCTTACCACTTCCATAACAACTCCAACTTTTGAAAATTTGCTCGCCCAACTCTTTGTATCCTTTCTTTAGCAGATCACTCTTTGAAAGATTGTCCATAAATGGGCTCCAAATTTTTATCTTCTTTCTAAGACCTAGATTTATTCCATCAACTTCTCCTTCATTCAAAGCCTTTGCGAGTAATTTTGTAAATATTGGTCTACAATCTGGATATCTAGTGTCTCCAATATGAGCACCATAGACAACAGCCTCTGCTTTTTTTGAAAATGCCCATGCTGAGGCTATGCTGAGAAAAATGGCATTTCTTATTGGGGCAACTATGGAATAATCAAATTTTGAAGGAATTGCTATTTTAGAATTAGTTAGGGCATTTGTATTTTCGTACAGGTCTTTCATAAATTCAATATTTACTATCTTATGTTCTCTAAATTTTAATAATTGTGAAAATTGGTGTGCAATTTTTACTTCTCTGCTTGCCTTTTGCCCGTAAGAAAAAGTTATTCCATGCAATTCATATCGTTTTTGAAGATAGGCTGCAGTGCATACTGAATCCAGACCTCCACTAAATACTATGACAGCTTTCAATTTGAAAACAATTCTATCATACCAAATAAAATGCTTGACTAGGCAATAGAGAGCAATGCTGCCCCAGACAAAATCATGACAGATCCGGTGATGACCCTAAGCATATTGTGCTTGTCAGATATTTCCTTAAAATACAAAACTCCCCAGGACACGGCAAAAAGTGTAGCTGTCTGGGAAATGGGATATGCTACTGTAATTCCTATTGATGCTATGGCTATCAAGACAAACAAGCTACCTGCATTGAATAAACTTCCTGAAATTATTCCAGCCGTGATCTCTTTCTTGATCCAGCATCGTGATAAAAACAATAATGGGATCCCTATTGCAAAAATAGACAAGCTAGATGAAAAGAATCCAGATTGTAGCGTATGTGTTGCCTGCATTGGGATAACATAAGAACCTCCAATAATGCCTGACGCTGCAGCGATCAAGTATCCCCTCCGTTGAATAGTTGAAGTCTTTGTAGCGCTTGCAATAACTGGTAAACCAGCTAACAGTAATCCGATTGCCCCAATTGCTAATGTCATATAGCTAAACTTCTCCCCAAAGAACAAAATTCCCCACAGAAATGAAACTAGAATGCTAAAACCTGCAAGAAATGGTGAGGTTCTTGAGAGTCCAATGAGCTTGACTGAATAAAGTGCCAGAATGTTTCCCACCGTCCAAATTACTCCACTGAGAAGACCGCTAGGTAAAATTTCAAATCCCCAGAAAAAACCAATTGGTATTGCAAAAAGGAGAACTCCTATTCCTGTAGATCCTTGGAGTTGCCAAATGTTTGCAACGTGAACCTTTTTGATTGGAACAAAAAAAGTACCCCAACAAACAGCTGAGCCAATAGATGACACCAATCCAAATGGATTCAAAGACGGTTTCATTGTGAGAGCGGTATTATAACTCGGTTTCTATCTAAAACATGTCTCTAAAGTTTAATTTCTGCTAAAATATTTTTCATATATGACGTATCTAAAAGTTGAACGAGAAGAAGAAATTGTTCAAATTACAATCAATAGGCAAGACAAACTAAATGCAATGAATCTGGATGTCATGAATGAATTTATCTCTCTTCTTGATGACTTGGAAAAAGACTCTTCCAAAGTCATTATTATTACTGGTGACGGTCCAAAAGCTTTCTCAGCCGGTGCAGATATTGAATATATGAGTAGCATTGGCCCAGCCGAGGCAGAAAAATATGCACTTTGTGGACACGAAGTTTTGAACAGGATTGAAAAATTAGAAAAACCTGTCATTGCAGCAGTAAATGGGTATGCTTTGGGAGGAGGATGTGAACTTGCACTCTCATGTGATATCAGATTTGCATCACCGAACGCACAACTTGGCCAGCCAGAGGTTACATTAGGAATTTGTCCAGGCTGGGGTGGTACACAAAGACTATTACGAATAATTGGTCCAGCCAGAGCCAAAGATCTAATATTTTCCGGTAGAAAAATTCTTGCAGAAGAAGCATTTTCAATGGGCTTGATAAATAAAATATTTCCATCTGAGAGTCTACTTGCTGAAACTAGAGCATATGCAAAAGCAATATCTAAAAACAGTAGTTTTGCAATAGGAATCTCTAAGATGCTTGTAAACAGAGGAACTGATACAAATCTTGATACCGGATTGAAACTTGAAATCTATTCATGGGCTGTATGTTTTTCAACCAAGGATAGAGAAGAAAGAATGCGTAAATTCATTGCAAAGAAATAACTAAAGCACAAAAGCGCCTTTGCTTGGCCTACAAATTACAGTAGTACATTTTGTATCTGCTGATGCAAATCCTTTTTCCATTGCTTTACAGATCTTCTTATGATCAGCAGATTTTGATGTGAATGAAATTACTGATGGACCTGCACCGCTTATTGTTACACCTAGCGCACCAGCTTTTAGTGCATTTGTCTTGACCATGTCAAAGCCTGGAATCAAATGTTTTCTAGCAGGCTCTACAATTATGTCCTTTATTGAATGACCTATCAATTCTACATCTTTATTGATGAATCCTGTAGTTATTGCAGATGCATTAGCAAGATTTTTCACATAATCTGATAATTTTACTTGTTGAGGAAGAACTCCCCTAGATACTTGTGTCTTTTTTTTTGGAACATTGATTTTTGGTATTGCTACACATAAAACCAAATCCTTTGGAGGGTCAATTTTTATCACGTCAAGCGGATCTGTTCTTACTATCACAAATCCGCCTAGAACTGATGCACTAACATTATCATAGTGAATAGATCCGGCACTTGCTTTTTCTCCAATTCCTGCAAATTTTACAAGGCTATTTGGGTCAAGGCCAAGGTCAAATAATGCATTAAATGCAATTGCCGCAGCTGCAGCAGATGCTGCACTACTACCCATTCCAAACCCCGCTGGAACTCCTTTCTTGATTTTAATTAAAAGCCCGTCTTTTATCTTGAATTTTTTTGCCATTTCCCTGACTACTAGTCCTGCTGAATTTTTTTCTGGCTCCAAAGGAACAGAATCTGAACTCTCAATAGTTATTCCCCTTCCTTGCTTTGTTATCTGTACTTCATCATAATATGCGTCAAGAGCTAATCCAAACACATCAAAACCAGGACCCAGATTAGCTGTAGAGCTTGGAGCTCTAGCACTTACATTCTTCATTAATCCTCTACCTCTTCGCCTAAATTGAGTACACGGCTTAGCGCAGCTTGAAGGTTTGCCATTCCTTCCCCAGTAGCATTAGAAATGGGAATTGTCCCCTGTGCAAATCCTCCCAAATTCAGGCCTCTAAGAATATTTATCGCAAGAGTATAATTTTCACCATCAGAATTTTTTGCAAGTGCATCTTCTAGACTTGTCATGTTTGTTGACCATTTTAATATCTCTTTAATCTTATCTTCAATAAGATCTGTTTTTGTTAGGACATTTATTTGTGATAAACCAAGTCGTAATTTTACTGAAGTAGCAAGTAATGCAATTGAAATAAAATTGCTAGGAGATGTCATAAGCGATCCATCGTGAAGAAATATAGACGCCTTTTCTTCTGCATTCAAGTTTTGTATAAGAAATGGTCCACTGGCTCTATAAGCAAACAGCTCAATTTGGCCAGGTGTATCTATTATGAGATAATCTGGATTTACATTATCTATTTCATTTTGCAGATCATCTATTTTTGACGCAATAAGATCATTTGCCATGATCATAGCTCCATTTGGGCCAAGATCATATTGTTTCATGATCTGCATGATGTCTATGTAATCCCTAACATCTATGTCACATGTATAGGGGAGATTCTCAACACCTGGATCTAGATTTAACATTCCAACGAAAGCGCCATTTCTAGAATAATAATCCAGAATTTTAGAAGCTAGCAAAGATTTTCCCGCTCCTGCAGTTCCTACTATGAAAATCGCCTTCATTTTTCTGATAATTTATTTTATGTTGAGCTTATATTTCCATCTCTAAGTAAGGCAGGCAATGAATTGGAAGATTCTTGCCATTCCTGTTAGTGTAATACCGTTTCTTATCATTGCAGCCACATTTAATGTGAATCTTGAAAATCTTCTTGCAATAGGCTTCCTACCTTTCTTGGGAGCCTCAATTGCCATGGCTGGTAAATTATTCACTCAAGGACTAAAATTTAATTATCTTGTAAAGAAATTCTTGGGTCCCGTGGATGTAAACTGGAGAACAATTTCTGTAAGGATAGGCAGCGAATTTGTAACGTCTACTACTCCATCTTTTGTAGGTGGTGAATTGGTTAGAATAATGTGGTTAGGAAAAAAAGGCGTTCCTATTGGAAAAGCATCCTGGGTAACAATAATAGAAATTGTAACTGAAGTACTGGTCTCAGGGGCATTTGCAATTGTTGCTGCAGCAATTTCATTTGTATATGGCGCTTATGCTATGGGAATAACAATACTTGCAATTAGTATTCCTATAACTGGACTTTGGGCTACTCTATTCTTTTTGTCATCAAAAAGAACCTTTCAGATACCTGGCTGGGCTTCTAGAATTGCTACAAAAATAGGAAAAGAGCGCTCATTGAAATATGTTGATAAAACCAATCTGTGGATGAAAGAAATTTGCGACATGAGTAGACAGACCCTTCATACCAAAGAGATCAAAAAAGCATTTACAGTTTCAATAATAATTTCTGTATTTACGTGGTCACTTTATGGTTTATCCTTTATGATAATTGCAAATGGTGCAGGATATGTGATAGACTTTTTCCATTCTCTAATGGCTACAATGGCATCCATCGCAGTAGGCAATCTACCAATTACCATTGGGGGTTCTGGTCTTACTGAATTTTCAATCTGGGCATATTTGGGACACTTGAATAGTTTGACATTTGAGGCTGCCAAGAATAGTCTCCAATGGAATATTGTGATTGCGTGGAGAATAGCTACCTATCACGTTGGCCTTGTAATAAGCTGGCTCTTCCTTATGAAAGTGGTTTATCCAAGCATAAAGAAAGCAAAAACCGTATAGAAAGCACTTTATTTTCAGTCTTTCAATTTTTAATTATTGGATTATTCTGGTAAAGTAGTTGTTATTACAGGCGCATCAAGTGGAATCGGCGAACAGTCAGCTGAAAAATTTGCAAAACTACATGCCAATGTTGTACTTGTATCCAGAAATGAGAAGCGATTGCAGGAAATAGCTACAAAATTATCAAAGTATAACATTGAGGCTTTTGCTTACGCATGTGACATTTCTAACAAAGATCAGGTGGATAAAATGGGAAAAATTATAATTGAAAAATTTGGTAAAATCGATGTACTTGTAAATAATGCTGGTTTTGGGATATACAATACGGTAGAAAAAACAAAAATCAATGAAATGGAGTCACAAATATCCACAAATTTTCTTGGAATGATGTATTGCACGAAGACATTTCTACAAAAAATGCTAGAACAAAGATCCGGACATATTGTTAATGTGGCATCTGTAGCGGGAAGTATTGGAATTCCAGGAATGGCATCTTACTGTGCATCAAAATTTGCCATGCTGGGATTTTCTGAATCATTATTTCACGAACTAAAGGGGACTGGAGTAGGAATAACTGTTGTAAGTCCAATAATGGTGAGAACTAATTTCTTTAATCACGAGTCTTTTGGCAAGATGCCGCGATATTCAGCCACATCACTTGATTCAAAGACAGTGGCAAATGCTGTGGTCAGAGCCGCATCATCACCTAGAATCGAGATTGTTGTTCCACAAATAGTAAGATTCGTAATATGGCTAAAGCAGACTTTTCCATATTTGATAAATCCTATAGTAGGCGAAATTTTCCGAAAATCAGTAAAATCCAAACTGGATTGAAAAGAATGATCTATTCTTCTTCCGACTCTTCTTCTCCTGAAGAATCCGAGTCTACATCCATTAGTTCAAGTTTTGCAAGTTCAAACTGATAAATTGCATCCATATCAATTTCCATTTCCTTTTTAAGAAATTCGATAACTTTTTTGCTTAACGGGGCCTTTGATGAGTTTATTGTAAATTCATAAACAACTCCCTTCATGAGGTCTGCGGGCTTTGTCTTCTTTGGCAGATTCATTCCTTCTATTATCTTTCTTCCATCTTCGATGGCCTCATAAAGTTGAGAATCAATCTTCATATCTTTTTCATAAATCTCAAGTATGTAACCAGTTCTTGTAAAAGATTCTGGCTTGCCAAATTTGGCATCCCTTATCTCATCTTGTACCCACTTTGGAATTTCTTTTTCTTTTCCCATCATACTCACTATAATTAGCCCTGTTTTTCTTTCTTACTTGTTGTCCACCAATCACGATATTCATCATGTTTGTCTTCACGTGTTTTCTCTCGCTTGTTCAATCTGTATCTGATATCACTTACTTGTTCCCTTGTAGCAAACAAACCGCATTTTTTACAAATGAAGTGTTTAGTATTGGCATCAAATTTCATTTCTACCACTACTTCTTTGGCTGCACATTCGGGACATTCAGTCAACGACGGCGATCATCAAAGTTATCCATAAAAGCTTTTGGTCAGTTTCTGGTACGCGGTCTATGTCTTCATCCCTAAAAGGTCAGTTCGCCCATCTAAAATGCCGCGTACCAGAACTATGTACTAGGATTAAAAAAATTATAATTCTTTCTACTTTTCTAACATATCGGAGATTATTTTGACTGTATTCTTTGTACCGCCGGTACTGTAGTTTCTTGAAAATTCCAAAAGATTTTCTTGGTACTTGTTGTAATCATTGTGTATCAAAGAAACTGCTTTGATAGTGTGTTTAACGGTTGTAGACAAGATCCCCAGATTCCTATCTTGTGCCCATTTTATCTGATTGGTGTGTTCGTCATAGACTGGTATTCCTATGATTGGTTTTGCTTTTCCTCCCAATATTTCTCCCATAGCTGTATGTGATCCATTTATCACTGCATATTTACATAAGCTAAGAACCGTATCTTTTTCCTGCTCTGACAAAAACCCAACATCTATCTGAATCCAGTCTATCTTCTTTTCCAATGCTTCAGAAATGGAATATGTTTTTCCATCATTTCCTAAAACTTTGTCCAGAGATGGATCAGCACTTGCATGTGAAATTATTCTTCTCTCACCTCTCATCTCGGAACTGTAAAAAGCCCTTTTGTAATTTTCCAGAGTTATTTT
Coding sequences within:
- the folE gene encoding GTP cyclohydrolase I FolE translates to MNKERIKKLIREIIAEIGEDPTREGLVDTPSRIADMYEEIFKGYEGESELSVKFSEDSDIVIAKDIQFYSMCEHHMLPFYGKVSVAYAPDGKVFGISKLVRLVEKYSTRLQIQERITKNIADELYSEGVKGVVVIAEGEHLCMKMRGVRNDAIVTTIASRGIYDKKESRSDVLNLIYNGKSKPNIG
- a CDS encoding 7-cyano-7-deazaguanine synthase, with protein sequence MKAVIVFSGGLDSVCTAAYLQKRYELHGITFSYGQKASREVKIAHQFSQLLKFREHKIVNIEFMKDLYENTNALTNSKIAIPSKFDYSIVAPIRNAIFLSIASAWAFSKKAEAVVYGAHIGDTRYPDCRPIFTKLLAKALNEGEVDGINLGLRKKIKIWSPFMDNLSKSDLLKKGYKELGEQIFKSWSCYGSGKIHCGKCESCNNRKLAFIKSKILDKTRYSDF
- a CDS encoding GRP family sugar transporter, producing MNPFGLVSSIGSAVCWGTFFVPIKKVHVANIWQLQGSTGIGVLLFAIPIGFFWGFEILPSGLLSGVIWTVGNILALYSVKLIGLSRTSPFLAGFSILVSFLWGILFFGEKFSYMTLAIGAIGLLLAGLPVIASATKTSTIQRRGYLIAAASGIIGGSYVIPMQATHTLQSGFFSSSLSIFAIGIPLLFLSRCWIKKEITAGIISGSLFNAGSLFVLIAIASIGITVAYPISQTATLFAVSWGVLYFKEISDKHNMLRVITGSVMILSGAALLSIA
- a CDS encoding enoyl-CoA hydratase/isomerase family protein — translated: MTYLKVEREEEIVQITINRQDKLNAMNLDVMNEFISLLDDLEKDSSKVIIITGDGPKAFSAGADIEYMSSIGPAEAEKYALCGHEVLNRIEKLEKPVIAAVNGYALGGGCELALSCDIRFASPNAQLGQPEVTLGICPGWGGTQRLLRIIGPARAKDLIFSGRKILAEEAFSMGLINKIFPSESLLAETRAYAKAISKNSSFAIGISKMLVNRGTDTNLDTGLKLEIYSWAVCFSTKDREERMRKFIAKK
- a CDS encoding homoserine kinase is translated as MKNVSARAPSSTANLGPGFDVFGLALDAYYDEVQITKQGRGITIESSDSVPLEPEKNSAGLVVREMAKKFKIKDGLLIKIKKGVPAGFGMGSSAASAAAAAIAFNALFDLGLDPNSLVKFAGIGEKASAGSIHYDNVSASVLGGFVIVRTDPLDVIKIDPPKDLVLCVAIPKINVPKKKTQVSRGVLPQQVKLSDYVKNLANASAITTGFINKDVELIGHSIKDIIVEPARKHLIPGFDMVKTNALKAGALGVTISGAGPSVISFTSKSADHKKICKAMEKGFASADTKCTTVICRPSKGAFVL
- a CDS encoding ATP/GTP-binding protein; this encodes MKAIFIVGTAGAGKSLLASKILDYYSRNGAFVGMLNLDPGVENLPYTCDIDVRDYIDIMQIMKQYDLGPNGAMIMANDLIASKIDDLQNEIDNVNPDYLIIDTPGQIELFAYRASGPFLIQNLNAEEKASIFLHDGSLMTSPSNFISIALLATSVKLRLGLSQINVLTKTDLIEDKIKEILKWSTNMTSLEDALAKNSDGENYTLAINILRGLNLGGFAQGTIPISNATGEGMANLQAALSRVLNLGEEVED
- a CDS encoding lysylphosphatidylglycerol synthase transmembrane domain-containing protein, translated to MNWKILAIPVSVIPFLIIAATFNVNLENLLAIGFLPFLGASIAMAGKLFTQGLKFNYLVKKFLGPVDVNWRTISVRIGSEFVTSTTPSFVGGELVRIMWLGKKGVPIGKASWVTIIEIVTEVLVSGAFAIVAAAISFVYGAYAMGITILAISIPITGLWATLFFLSSKRTFQIPGWASRIATKIGKERSLKYVDKTNLWMKEICDMSRQTLHTKEIKKAFTVSIIISVFTWSLYGLSFMIIANGAGYVIDFFHSLMATMASIAVGNLPITIGGSGLTEFSIWAYLGHLNSLTFEAAKNSLQWNIVIAWRIATYHVGLVISWLFLMKVVYPSIKKAKTV
- a CDS encoding SDR family NAD(P)-dependent oxidoreductase, whose product is MDYSGKVVVITGASSGIGEQSAEKFAKLHANVVLVSRNEKRLQEIATKLSKYNIEAFAYACDISNKDQVDKMGKIIIEKFGKIDVLVNNAGFGIYNTVEKTKINEMESQISTNFLGMMYCTKTFLQKMLEQRSGHIVNVASVAGSIGIPGMASYCASKFAMLGFSESLFHELKGTGVGITVVSPIMVRTNFFNHESFGKMPRYSATSLDSKTVANAVVRAASSPRIEIVVPQIVRFVIWLKQTFPYLINPIVGEIFRKSVKSKLD